One Sodalis praecaptivus DNA segment encodes these proteins:
- the mutY gene encoding A/G-specific adenine glycosylase has translation MTQAPPFAQLVLDWYQRFGRKTLPWQLEKTPYKVWLSEVMLQQTQVMTVIPYFQRFMAKFPTVGQLAAAPLDEVLHLWTGLGYYARARNLHKAAKLISERHGGEFPEDFDAICALPGIGRSTAGAILSLALDRHYPILDGNVKRVLARYYAVAGWPGKKEVEQRLWRHSEQVTPARGVAQFNQAMMDLGAMVCTRSRPKCELCPLHRGCQAYASHSWASYPGKKPKQTLPEKTAWFLLLQDGNRVWLEQRPAVGLWGGLFCFPQFADPQALSLWLSQRGLPNGQCEQLTAFRHTFSHFHLDIVPMWQKVGTIQRCMDEGSGLWYNLAQPPAVGLAAPVERLLLQLSQPRQTTLLPAAANKEEQ, from the coding sequence ATGACGCAAGCGCCACCGTTCGCGCAACTCGTGCTGGACTGGTACCAGCGGTTCGGCCGCAAAACGCTGCCCTGGCAGTTGGAAAAAACGCCGTACAAAGTCTGGTTATCGGAAGTCATGCTGCAACAAACGCAGGTGATGACCGTCATCCCCTATTTTCAACGCTTCATGGCCAAATTCCCTACCGTCGGCCAACTCGCTGCGGCGCCGTTAGACGAGGTGTTGCATTTGTGGACCGGCCTCGGCTATTACGCCCGCGCGCGCAATTTGCATAAAGCGGCCAAGCTCATTAGCGAGCGCCACGGCGGCGAATTTCCTGAAGACTTTGACGCCATCTGCGCCCTGCCCGGGATTGGCCGCTCCACCGCGGGCGCCATATTGTCGTTAGCGCTGGACAGGCACTATCCTATTCTTGACGGCAACGTGAAACGGGTACTCGCCCGCTACTACGCCGTTGCCGGCTGGCCCGGGAAAAAAGAGGTGGAACAGCGGCTGTGGCGGCACAGCGAGCAAGTTACGCCGGCGCGGGGCGTGGCGCAATTCAATCAGGCCATGATGGATTTGGGCGCGATGGTATGCACCCGCTCGCGGCCGAAATGCGAACTCTGCCCGCTGCACCGGGGTTGCCAGGCCTACGCCTCCCATAGCTGGGCCAGCTATCCCGGCAAAAAACCGAAGCAGACCTTGCCGGAAAAAACCGCCTGGTTTCTGCTGCTACAGGACGGCAACCGCGTGTGGCTTGAGCAGCGCCCGGCGGTGGGCCTCTGGGGCGGGCTGTTTTGTTTTCCGCAGTTTGCCGACCCGCAGGCATTGTCGCTCTGGCTGTCTCAGCGCGGTTTGCCTAACGGCCAATGTGAACAACTGACGGCGTTCCGTCATACCTTCAGCCATTTCCATTTGGATATCGTACCGATGTGGCAAAAGGTTGGCACGATTCAACGCTGCATGGATGAAGGCAGCGGACTCTGGTATAACTTAGCCCAGCCGCCGGCGGTCGGACTGGCGGCGCCGGTCGAGCGCTTGCTATTGCAATTGAGCCAGCCTCGACAGACTACCTTATTGCCCGCGGCTGCCAACAAAGAGGAACAATGA
- a CDS encoding YggT family protein — MPTALFKTLIDLYIMVLLLRIWMQWTRCDFYNPFSQLIVKITQPVIGPLRRVIPALGPLDSASLLLALILAMIKFPLLMLIEVHVLILDPIFLLVGLLALLKAAGELVFWVVIIRSLLSWVSQGRSPMDVVLYQLTEPLMYPIRRFLPAMGGIDFSAMVVILILYALNYLGMSLFPGIW; from the coding sequence ATGCCGACGGCTTTGTTCAAAACGCTAATCGATCTTTATATTATGGTGCTGCTGCTGCGCATTTGGATGCAGTGGACGCGCTGCGATTTCTATAATCCGTTTTCGCAACTGATTGTCAAAATCACCCAGCCGGTGATCGGGCCGCTGCGCCGAGTTATTCCCGCCCTCGGGCCGCTGGACAGCGCCTCGCTGTTGCTGGCGTTAATTTTGGCGATGATCAAATTCCCGCTGCTGATGCTCATCGAGGTGCACGTGCTGATCCTCGATCCCATTTTTTTGCTGGTCGGCCTGCTGGCGCTACTGAAAGCAGCCGGCGAACTGGTGTTCTGGGTGGTGATTATCCGTTCCTTGCTCAGTTGGGTCAGCCAAGGCCGCAGCCCGATGGATGTGGTGCTTTATCAATTAACTGAACCGCTAATGTATCCGATTCGCCGCTTTCTGCCGGCTATGGGCGGCATCGATTTCTCGGCAATGGTGGTAATCCTCATCCTTTATGCCTTGAATTATCTTGGTATGAGTCTGTTCCCGGGAATTTGGTAA
- the trmB gene encoding tRNA (guanosine(46)-N7)-methyltransferase TrmB, which produces MSNNVISPEFDEQGRALRRIRSFVRRQGRLTKGQQHALDTLWPAMGTDYQAQPLDLEALFGRAAPVTLEIGFGMGASLVTMAAAHPEQNFIGIEVHLPGVGACLASAQEAGVSNLRVMCHDAVEVLEQMIPEASLALVQLFFPDPWHKARHNKRRIIQAPFVELVGRKLAAGGVFHMATDWQPYAEHMLAVMSAADAFRNLSSAGDYVPRPASRPLTKFEQRGQRLGHGVWDLMFEKGV; this is translated from the coding sequence ATGAGCAACAATGTCATCTCCCCCGAATTCGATGAGCAGGGACGCGCGCTGCGGCGGATCCGCAGTTTCGTCCGGCGCCAGGGCCGGCTGACCAAGGGGCAGCAGCATGCGCTGGATACGCTATGGCCGGCGATGGGAACCGACTATCAGGCGCAGCCGCTCGATCTTGAAGCGTTGTTCGGCCGCGCGGCGCCGGTGACGCTGGAAATCGGTTTTGGCATGGGGGCGTCCTTGGTGACCATGGCGGCGGCGCATCCCGAGCAGAATTTCATCGGTATTGAGGTCCACTTGCCGGGCGTCGGCGCCTGCCTTGCCAGCGCGCAGGAAGCCGGCGTCAGTAATTTGCGCGTGATGTGTCATGATGCGGTGGAAGTGCTGGAGCAGATGATCCCGGAGGCGTCTTTGGCGCTGGTGCAGCTGTTTTTCCCTGATCCCTGGCATAAAGCGCGACACAATAAACGCCGTATTATACAGGCGCCGTTTGTCGAGCTGGTCGGGCGCAAACTCGCCGCCGGCGGGGTGTTCCATATGGCGACCGACTGGCAACCTTATGCCGAACATATGCTGGCGGTGATGTCGGCTGCCGATGCTTTCCGTAACCTTTCCTCCGCCGGAGACTATGTGCCGCGGCCGGCGAGCCGCCCGTTGACCAAGTTTGAACAGCGCGGTCAGCGGTTGGGCCATGGCGTTTGGGATTTAATGTTTGAAAAAGGGGTCTGA
- the mltC gene encoding membrane-bound lytic murein transglycosylase MltC, producing MKKILPLVIIAPLLISCSSSKNNAENEAYIKDTNGFDILMGQFAHNIENLWGLNEVLIAGPKDYVKYTDQYETRSHINFDAGTITVETIAGDNPSAHLRQAIISTLLMGNDPGNIDLYSDADDIPISKEPFLYGQVLDNNGEPIRWEWRAAHFADYLLQTRLQTRTTGLRQIWSITIQLVPNHVDKRAHKYLGMVRKASQQYGVDQSLILAIMQTESSFNPYAVSHADALGLMQVVQHSAGRDVFKMKGKWGQPSRSYLFDPENNIDTGTAYLAMLQNSYLGGIVNPTSRRYAVITAYNGGAGSVLRVFSRDQNRAFQIINGMQPDEVYQTLSTQHPSAESRRYLYKVNNLQKNYRR from the coding sequence ATGAAGAAAATATTACCTTTAGTGATCATTGCCCCGTTATTGATCTCCTGTTCCAGCAGTAAAAACAATGCCGAAAATGAAGCCTATATAAAAGACACCAACGGTTTCGATATTTTGATGGGCCAGTTTGCCCATAACATTGAAAATCTCTGGGGGCTGAATGAAGTTCTGATTGCCGGGCCGAAAGACTACGTCAAATACACCGATCAGTACGAAACCCGCAGCCATATCAACTTTGATGCCGGTACCATTACCGTCGAAACCATCGCGGGCGATAATCCGAGCGCGCATCTGCGTCAGGCGATTATCAGCACCCTGTTAATGGGTAACGATCCCGGCAATATCGATCTTTATTCGGATGCGGACGATATTCCCATCAGCAAAGAGCCTTTCCTCTATGGGCAGGTGCTGGATAATAACGGCGAACCGATTCGCTGGGAGTGGCGCGCCGCCCATTTCGCCGATTATCTGCTGCAGACCCGTTTGCAAACCCGCACCACCGGCCTGCGGCAAATATGGTCCATCACTATCCAACTGGTGCCGAACCATGTGGACAAACGCGCCCATAAATACCTGGGCATGGTGCGCAAAGCCTCGCAGCAATACGGCGTCGATCAGTCACTGATCCTGGCGATTATGCAGACGGAATCGAGCTTCAACCCTTATGCGGTGAGCCACGCCGACGCCTTGGGCCTGATGCAGGTGGTGCAGCACAGCGCCGGACGCGACGTGTTCAAAATGAAGGGCAAATGGGGCCAGCCGAGCCGCAGCTATCTATTCGATCCGGAAAACAATATCGATACCGGCACCGCCTATCTGGCGATGCTGCAAAACAGCTATTTGGGCGGGATTGTTAATCCAACGTCGCGGCGCTATGCGGTGATCACCGCCTATAACGGCGGCGCCGGCAGTGTGCTACGGGTTTTCTCACGCGACCAGAACCGGGCGTTCCAGATAATCAACGGCATGCAGCCGGACGAGGTTTATCAAACGTTGTCCACGCAGCATCCGTCGGCGGAATCGCGCCGCTACCTGTATAAAGTGAATAATCTGCAGAAAAACTACCGGCGCTGA
- a CDS encoding DUF2884 domain-containing protein has product MLRKAMLGLLLMTAWQAQADYQCPVKPQDDIIIAPQTVQVIGQSGTLTITPAGEVQRNGTPVPLDAGQRQQAQAYQSALRRDLPWIDEGARAHLEKGRQALDKIIVQQLGRDSNVRNRLTTLDGQLKQQMNRIIEHRSDGLTFHHQAISQVEQDGRQIVEQSMGGVVQDSLNELGVRQAVNGSNPLQSVMGSLGGLQQALQTEWNNQEQDFQQFGRQVCQRVTDLEQQRQTLVEALP; this is encoded by the coding sequence ATGTTGCGCAAAGCAATGCTCGGATTATTGCTGATGACCGCCTGGCAGGCGCAGGCGGATTATCAATGCCCGGTCAAACCCCAGGACGATATCATCATTGCCCCGCAGACGGTACAGGTGATAGGCCAAAGCGGCACGTTGACCATCACCCCGGCGGGGGAGGTGCAGCGTAACGGTACGCCGGTGCCTCTTGACGCCGGGCAGCGCCAGCAGGCCCAGGCTTATCAAAGCGCTCTGCGGCGGGATTTACCCTGGATTGACGAGGGCGCCCGCGCCCATCTGGAAAAAGGGCGCCAGGCGCTGGATAAGATTATCGTGCAGCAGCTCGGCCGCGACAGTAACGTGCGCAATCGGCTCACGACGTTGGATGGCCAGCTGAAACAGCAAATGAACCGCATTATCGAACACCGCAGCGACGGGCTCACTTTCCATCATCAGGCCATTAGCCAGGTCGAGCAGGACGGCCGGCAAATCGTGGAACAGAGCATGGGCGGCGTGGTGCAGGACAGCCTTAATGAGCTGGGCGTGCGCCAGGCGGTTAACGGCAGTAATCCATTGCAGTCGGTGATGGGCAGCCTGGGCGGCCTGCAGCAGGCGCTACAGACCGAATGGAATAATCAAGAGCAGGATTTTCAACAGTTCGGACGGCAAGTGTGCCAGCGGGTAACCGACCTTGAGCAGCAGCGCCAGACGCTGGTGGAGGCGCTGCCCTGA
- the yggU gene encoding DUF167 family protein YggU yields MIGVWHEGDTLVLRLYIQPRASNDHIAGAHGDEIKVAITAPPVDGQANSHLIRFLAKEFGVAKSRVILEKGELGRHKQIRIDQPRQIPEPIARLLDAA; encoded by the coding sequence ATGATCGGCGTTTGGCACGAGGGCGATACGCTGGTGCTGCGGCTCTATATCCAGCCCAGGGCCAGCAACGACCATATCGCCGGCGCCCACGGCGATGAAATCAAGGTCGCCATCACGGCGCCGCCGGTGGACGGCCAGGCGAACAGCCATTTGATTCGTTTCCTAGCGAAGGAATTTGGCGTGGCGAAAAGCCGCGTGATACTTGAGAAAGGGGAATTGGGGCGCCATAAACAGATCCGGATCGACCAGCCCCGGCAAATTCCCGAACCCATCGCACGTCTATTGGACGCTGCCTGA
- a CDS encoding SIS domain-containing protein — protein sequence MDNFLDYDDNWLTQHKARFTAMEIWQQPDLWEALGDELALTQPIWQAFLTPLLAQPGLRIILSGAGSSAFVGRALAPWLREQSGYDVHAWGTTDIVATPHKYLDTTRPTLLISFGRSGDSPESVAAVELASQMVPDCHHLIIACNPDSQLGRYAQRNTQRALMLTMPEGSHDQSFAMTSSFSCMLLAGALVLGGMRRPAWREELHGMTARCRTLRTSLQQQVKALARSGFQRYITLGSGEFAGIAEEGALKMLELTAGQVATRFDTPLGLRHGPKFMIDDKTLVILMSSPEEYARRYEQDLWRELQRDGRAQRVVVLSQRQEPQALALYDTPHPLWLMFPYLLFLQMLAFETSLAHEMTPDNPSPQGEVNRVVKGVTIYPFSADHVVGAED from the coding sequence ATGGATAATTTTCTCGATTATGATGACAACTGGTTAACGCAGCACAAGGCCCGATTCACGGCGATGGAGATTTGGCAGCAGCCGGATTTGTGGGAGGCTTTGGGTGATGAACTGGCCCTGACGCAGCCGATTTGGCAGGCTTTCCTCACTCCGCTGCTTGCCCAACCCGGGCTACGCATCATTCTCAGCGGCGCGGGCAGCTCGGCTTTTGTCGGCCGGGCTTTAGCGCCATGGCTTCGTGAGCAGTCCGGTTATGATGTGCATGCCTGGGGCACCACGGATATCGTGGCCACGCCGCATAAGTACCTCGATACGACCCGTCCAACTTTGCTTATCTCGTTTGGCCGCTCCGGCGACAGCCCGGAAAGCGTCGCCGCCGTAGAGCTGGCATCTCAGATGGTCCCTGACTGCCATCATCTCATTATTGCCTGTAACCCCGACAGTCAGTTAGGGCGTTACGCGCAACGGAATACGCAACGGGCGTTAATGTTAACCATGCCCGAAGGCAGTCATGATCAAAGCTTTGCTATGACATCCAGTTTTAGCTGCATGCTGCTGGCCGGCGCTTTAGTGCTCGGCGGAATGCGGCGGCCGGCATGGCGCGAGGAACTGCACGGCATGACCGCGCGCTGCCGTACGCTACGTACCTCGTTGCAGCAACAGGTAAAAGCGTTGGCGCGCAGTGGCTTTCAGCGTTACATCACCCTGGGCAGCGGCGAATTCGCCGGTATCGCCGAAGAGGGGGCGTTGAAAATGCTGGAACTGACGGCGGGCCAGGTGGCGACGCGTTTTGATACCCCGCTGGGCCTGCGCCATGGTCCCAAATTCATGATAGACGACAAGACATTGGTGATCCTGATGTCCTCCCCCGAAGAATACGCGCGCCGGTATGAACAGGATTTATGGCGCGAACTACAGCGTGACGGACGCGCCCAGCGGGTCGTGGTATTGAGTCAACGCCAGGAGCCGCAGGCGCTGGCCCTGTACGATACCCCCCATCCTTTGTGGTTGATGTTTCCGTATCTGCTGTTTTTGCAGATGCTGGCTTTTGAAACCTCGCTGGCGCATGAGATGACGCCGGATAACCCCAGTCCGCAGGGGGAAGTTAATCGGGTAGTCAAAGGCGTCACCATTTATCCTTTTTCGGCTGACCATGTCGTCGGCGCAGAAGATTAA
- the hemW gene encoding radical SAM family heme chaperone HemW has protein sequence MANLPPLSLYLHIPWCVQKCPYCDFNSHTLKGEVPHQDYVDHLLADLSHDLPLTSGRAVNTLFIGGGTPSLLSSSAMRSLLDGVRQRLPLAPDAEITMEANPGTVEADRFAAYQQAGINRISIGVQSFEAEKLARLGRIHGAEEARRAARLAASLGLRSFNLDLMHGLPDQSLAGALDDLAQAIALAPPHLSWYQLTIEPNTLFGSRPPTLPDDDALWDIYQHGDKLLTAAGYRQYETSAYAQPGFQCRHNLNYWRFGDYLGIGCGAHGKLTQPDGTVLRTVKTRHPRGYMQGNYLAKRYPVAPADLPFEYFMNRFRLLEAAPRVEFTSFTGLAETTVRPALDQALAGGYISESDSHWQVTDKGKLFLNSLLELFM, from the coding sequence ATGGCTAATTTACCGCCGCTCAGCCTGTATCTGCATATTCCCTGGTGCGTGCAAAAATGCCCTTACTGCGATTTCAATTCCCATACGCTGAAGGGTGAAGTGCCGCACCAAGACTATGTCGATCACCTGCTGGCGGATTTGAGTCATGACCTACCGCTGACGTCGGGCCGCGCCGTCAATACCCTGTTCATCGGCGGCGGCACCCCCAGCCTGCTTTCGTCCAGCGCCATGCGGTCGCTGCTCGACGGCGTGCGCCAGCGGCTGCCGCTGGCCCCGGACGCCGAAATTACCATGGAAGCCAATCCGGGAACCGTCGAGGCGGATCGTTTCGCGGCTTATCAGCAAGCGGGTATCAATCGCATTTCCATTGGGGTACAGAGCTTCGAGGCGGAGAAGCTCGCCCGTCTCGGCCGTATTCATGGCGCAGAGGAGGCCCGGCGCGCGGCGCGGTTGGCGGCCTCGCTCGGCCTGCGCAGTTTTAATCTTGACTTGATGCATGGCCTGCCGGACCAGTCGCTTGCGGGCGCGCTTGATGATTTGGCCCAGGCCATCGCCCTGGCGCCGCCGCATTTGTCCTGGTATCAATTGACCATCGAGCCGAATACGTTATTTGGCTCGCGGCCGCCGACGCTGCCGGATGATGATGCGCTTTGGGACATTTACCAGCACGGCGACAAGCTGCTCACCGCGGCGGGTTACCGCCAGTATGAAACCTCCGCCTACGCCCAGCCCGGCTTTCAATGCCGTCATAATCTCAACTATTGGCGCTTTGGCGATTATCTTGGCATCGGCTGCGGCGCCCACGGCAAGCTGACCCAGCCGGACGGCACGGTTTTGCGCACGGTGAAAACCCGCCATCCGCGCGGTTATATGCAGGGCAATTATCTGGCAAAACGCTATCCGGTCGCGCCGGCTGATTTGCCGTTTGAATATTTCATGAACCGTTTCCGACTGTTGGAAGCGGCGCCGCGCGTGGAATTCACCTCTTTTACCGGGCTGGCGGAAACCACGGTGCGCCCCGCGCTGGATCAGGCGCTGGCCGGCGGGTACATCAGCGAAAGCGATAGTCATTGGCAGGTCACGGACAAAGGAAAGCTGTTTCTCAACTCCCTGCTCGAGCTGTTTATGTAA
- a CDS encoding ornithine decarboxylase, with product MTLLKIAASTALAHRLHTERALVPLDQTDFTDVAALVISVEDARSGMLAVLRHTGFAIPAFVGVDAACREDAVALPAGADVLWLDDAAPHAAAAQLEAAAESYQQALLPPFFDTLTRYVAMGNSTFACPGHQGGQFFRKHPAGRAFFDFFGENVFRADMCNADVKLGDLLIHEGSAKEAQKFAAKVFNADKTYFVLNGTSSANKVVTNALLTRGDLVLFDRNNHKSVHHGALLQAGATPVYLETARNPFGLIGGIDARCFDDAYLRQRVAEVAPQRAADERPFRLAVIQLGTYDGTIYNARQVVDKIGHLCDYILFDSAWVGYEQFIPMMEQCSPLLLTLNENDPGIFVTQSVHKQQAGFSQTSQIHKKDTHIKGQKRFCNHKRFNNAYMLHASTSPFYPLFAALEINAKIHEGSSGRRMWMDCVKLGIETRKLLLAECRLVRPFVPDRVDGRLWQDHATEDMAHEKRFFNFVPGERWHGFDGYTRDQYFVDPCKLLLTTPGIDAVSGRYTAFGIPATILATYLRENGIVPEKCDLNSILFLLTPAEDAVKMRRLVDALVQFERYIEEDAPLETVLPSICEKYPGRYQGYTLRRLCQEMHDLYVSFDAKQLQREMFRQCYLPRMAMNPQEANMAFVRGEIELLPLSQAEGRIAAEGALPYPPGVLCVVPGEVWGGPAWRYFLALEEGLNQLPGFQPELQGVYIQQDACGTRRLYGHVVCR from the coding sequence ATGACTTTATTGAAAATAGCCGCCAGCACGGCGCTGGCCCACCGTCTGCACACCGAGCGCGCGCTTGTGCCGCTGGATCAGACTGATTTTACGGATGTCGCCGCGCTGGTGATTTCCGTAGAGGATGCCCGTTCGGGCATGCTGGCCGTGCTGCGCCATACCGGTTTTGCCATTCCGGCCTTCGTCGGCGTTGACGCCGCATGCCGGGAGGACGCCGTCGCGCTGCCGGCGGGCGCCGACGTGCTGTGGCTCGATGACGCGGCGCCCCATGCTGCGGCCGCACAATTGGAAGCCGCGGCGGAGAGTTACCAACAGGCGCTGCTGCCGCCGTTTTTTGATACGCTGACGCGCTATGTCGCCATGGGCAACAGCACCTTTGCCTGCCCGGGTCATCAGGGCGGCCAATTCTTTCGCAAGCACCCCGCCGGCCGGGCGTTTTTTGATTTCTTCGGCGAGAATGTATTCCGGGCGGATATGTGCAATGCCGACGTTAAACTCGGCGATCTGCTCATTCATGAGGGCTCGGCGAAAGAAGCGCAAAAATTTGCCGCCAAGGTGTTCAACGCCGATAAAACCTACTTTGTGCTTAACGGAACCTCTTCGGCTAATAAAGTCGTGACCAATGCCTTGCTGACCCGCGGCGATTTGGTGCTTTTCGACCGTAATAATCACAAGTCGGTGCATCATGGCGCGCTGCTGCAGGCCGGGGCAACGCCGGTGTATCTGGAAACGGCGCGCAATCCCTTCGGTTTGATTGGCGGTATCGATGCCCGCTGTTTTGATGACGCCTACCTGCGCCAGCGGGTGGCAGAGGTCGCGCCGCAGCGGGCGGCCGACGAAAGGCCGTTCCGGTTGGCGGTTATTCAACTAGGCACCTATGACGGCACTATTTATAACGCCCGGCAAGTGGTGGATAAAATCGGCCATCTGTGCGATTACATTTTGTTCGATTCCGCCTGGGTGGGGTATGAACAATTTATTCCCATGATGGAGCAATGTTCACCGCTGTTGCTGACGTTGAATGAAAACGATCCGGGGATCTTCGTCACCCAATCGGTACACAAACAGCAGGCGGGTTTTTCGCAAACCTCGCAAATTCACAAAAAAGACACCCACATTAAAGGGCAAAAGCGGTTTTGCAATCATAAGCGTTTCAACAATGCCTATATGCTGCATGCCTCCACCAGTCCGTTTTATCCGTTATTCGCGGCCCTTGAGATCAACGCCAAGATCCACGAAGGGTCCAGCGGCCGCCGGATGTGGATGGACTGCGTCAAACTGGGTATTGAAACCCGCAAGCTTTTGCTGGCGGAGTGCCGCCTCGTCAGGCCGTTCGTGCCGGACCGCGTGGATGGCCGGCTTTGGCAGGATCATGCCACCGAGGACATGGCCCATGAGAAGCGTTTTTTCAATTTCGTGCCCGGCGAGCGCTGGCATGGCTTCGACGGTTATACCCGCGATCAGTACTTTGTCGACCCCTGTAAACTGCTGCTGACCACGCCGGGAATCGATGCCGTCAGCGGCCGCTATACTGCGTTCGGTATTCCGGCCACGATTTTGGCGACCTATTTGCGTGAGAACGGCATTGTGCCGGAGAAATGCGATCTCAATTCCATCCTGTTCCTGCTCACCCCCGCCGAGGATGCGGTGAAGATGCGCCGGCTGGTGGACGCGCTGGTGCAGTTTGAGCGCTACATCGAGGAAGATGCGCCGCTGGAAACGGTCTTGCCCAGTATTTGCGAGAAATATCCCGGGCGCTATCAAGGCTACACCCTGCGCCGGTTGTGTCAGGAAATGCATGACTTGTATGTCAGTTTTGACGCCAAGCAATTGCAGCGTGAGATGTTCCGCCAGTGTTATTTGCCGCGTATGGCGATGAATCCGCAGGAGGCCAATATGGCCTTTGTGCGCGGCGAGATAGAGCTGCTTCCCCTGTCCCAGGCGGAGGGACGTATCGCCGCCGAAGGCGCGTTGCCTTATCCGCCAGGGGTGCTGTGCGTGGTGCCTGGCGAGGTATGGGGCGGGCCGGCCTGGCGTTATTTCTTGGCGCTGGAGGAGGGACTGAACCAATTGCCGGGCTTCCAGCCGGAGTTGCAGGGGGTCTATATCCAGCAGGACGCATGCGGCACCCGGCGGCTGTATGGCCATGTGGTCTGCCGGTGA
- a CDS encoding oxidative damage protection protein, whose product MSRTIYCTFLKREAEGQDYQIYPGELGKRIYDSISKEAWSQWQTKQTMLINEKKLSMMNVADRKVLEQEMINFLFEGQDVHIQGYTPPSE is encoded by the coding sequence ATGAGCAGAACGATTTACTGTACTTTTCTCAAGCGTGAAGCCGAAGGGCAGGATTATCAAATTTATCCGGGTGAACTGGGTAAGCGCATTTATGACTCGATTTCTAAAGAAGCCTGGTCGCAGTGGCAGACCAAGCAAACGATGCTGATTAACGAAAAGAAACTCAGCATGATGAACGTCGCCGATCGTAAAGTGTTGGAGCAGGAGATGATCAATTTCCTGTTTGAAGGTCAGGATGTGCATATCCAGGGGTATACCCCGCCGAGCGAATAA
- the rdgB gene encoding RdgB/HAM1 family non-canonical purine NTP pyrophosphatase, producing MQKVVLATGNAGKVRELAGALADFGMAIVAQSELGVASVEETGLTFIENALIKARHAARVTGLPAIADDSGLAVDALAGAPGIYSARYAGEDASDRQNVDKLLAALASVPDGQRGAQFHCVLVYLRHADDPTPLVCHGSWSGEIARQPSGAGGFGYDPVFLLTEQGRTAADLNAEEKQALSHRGQALACLLDALRHG from the coding sequence ATGCAAAAAGTAGTATTGGCCACCGGCAACGCCGGTAAAGTGCGCGAGCTTGCCGGCGCGCTGGCGGATTTCGGTATGGCGATAGTGGCGCAGAGTGAGCTGGGCGTGGCGTCGGTGGAGGAAACCGGCCTGACGTTTATTGAGAACGCGCTTATCAAGGCCCGGCACGCGGCGCGGGTTACCGGTCTGCCGGCCATCGCCGACGATTCAGGCTTAGCGGTGGATGCGCTCGCCGGCGCGCCGGGCATCTATTCGGCTCGTTATGCCGGCGAAGACGCCAGCGACCGGCAGAATGTGGATAAGTTGCTGGCGGCGCTGGCCTCGGTGCCGGACGGTCAGCGTGGCGCCCAATTTCACTGTGTCCTGGTTTATCTGCGCCATGCCGACGATCCAACACCGCTGGTATGTCACGGCAGTTGGTCCGGCGAGATTGCGCGCCAGCCGTCCGGCGCCGGCGGTTTCGGCTACGATCCCGTTTTCCTGCTGACTGAGCAAGGCCGCACCGCCGCCGACCTTAACGCGGAAGAAAAGCAGGCGCTCTCCCACCGCGGTCAGGCGCTGGCCTGCCTGCTGGACGCCCTGCGCCATGGCTAA